The following are from one region of the Mixophyes fleayi isolate aMixFle1 chromosome 7, aMixFle1.hap1, whole genome shotgun sequence genome:
- the LOC142096998 gene encoding gamma-crystallin M1-1, giving the protein MGKIIFYEDRNFQGRSYECSNDNPDLQPHFNSCNSVRVENGCWMLYERPNYMGHQYFLKRGEYPDYQQWQGLNDSIRSCRLISEHLGSGVHKLRVYERDDSKGEMMEFLEDCPNVYDRFCSHEIHSCNVLDGHWIFYELPNYRGKQYLLRPGEYKRFTDWGSLSAKVGSFRRVLEHY; this is encoded by the exons ATGGGGAAG ATCATCTTCTATGAGGATAGGAACTTCCAGGGTCGTTCCTATGAGTGCAGCAATGACAACCCTGACCTGCAACCTCACTTCAACTCCTGTAACTCTGTCCGGGTAGAGAATGGCTGCTGGATGCTGTACGAACGCCCCAATTACATGGGACACCAGTATTTCCTAAAGAGGGGAGAGTATCCTGATTATCAACAATGGCAGGGACTTAATGACTCCATCAGATCCTGCCGCCTAATCTCAGAA CATCTGGGATCTGGAGTTCATAAACTCAGAGTTTATGAAAGAGATGACAGCAAAGGAGAAATGATGGAATTTCTGGAAGATTGCCCAAATGTGTATGATCGTTTCTGCTCCCATGAAATCCATTCTTGCAATGTACTGGATGGTCACTGGATTTTCTATGAGCTTCCCAACTACAGAGGCAAGCAGTACCTGCTGAGACCCGGTGAATACAAAAGGTTCACTGACTGGGGCTCCTTAAGTGCAAAGGTTGGCTCCTTCCGCCGTGTCTTGGAGCATTACTAA